Proteins encoded by one window of Mastacembelus armatus chromosome 23, fMasArm1.2, whole genome shotgun sequence:
- the parpbp gene encoding PCNA-interacting partner isoform X1: MESFGDRLKLMVKTFRRECHRVLQSERTTIHGADGMLMVLQLAMADVNKQHGRDFKVALSDVLMVWKHLLLDKLHLPPPNFARLENYDLILEAYESFLKRSNTVDLVDIFSMYKQLRIVDSDPEEHVSPMELFEFLSGNMEVSELPDSSVPSTPCKNRPCSSQVKMAVRNVFCSYLNLLVNSKNDMALAHTLDVPSRTLGQQAFTDIKHAARNGNTSLFLAVTSFVRAIQLGGKGYAPAESDPLRKHVKGLSEFVHFLDNLEEILGETADPSVCGARLVTTIRALLVKGRSSGDAVYVAAEEMTKELKERICQLLQIQKQTANGSGTGISPARPKAYAVNHDTAYGGRDTVKVLMSMLDEEALTPPCQNKAVLLSEDQPVLSGAERTCILTLFRSPEIATGCSPEPLRNRVQSRLDLLKPKARDKVIQSQFACTYKDDELPLNRVLEFPSTSQVSSCVHPAPKLKPTTAVDEGCGSDVEGTPSDCHTCLCFVSVSPAKPTSKCPYKEQSGVQRGVALGPRSGNTDNSSAGLGNRKKTHIQSKGNKRKQVDSEQHGGSENEPPEKKRPTSVSVKMRGKNVSKASSKKLIPGQGKLTSFFRV; this comes from the exons ATGGAGTCTTTCGGAGACCGTCTGAAGCTAATGGTGAAAACCTTCAGGAGAGAGTGCCACAGGGTTTTACAGTCTGAGAGGACCACCATTCATGGAGCAGATGGCATGCTGATGGTGCTGCAGCTGGCCATGGCAGATGTAAATAAACAG CACGGCAGAGACTTCAAAGTGGCTCTGAGTGATGTCCTGATGGTCTGGAAACACTTACTTTTAGACAAACTTCACCTGCCACCCCCTAACTTTGCACGCTTGGAGAACTATGACCTCATCCTGGAGGCATATGAATCCTTCCTGAAACGCTCTAACACAGTGGACCTGGTTGATATCTTCTCCATGTACAAACAGCTGAGAATAGTAGACTCGGACCCAGAAGAGCACGTGAGCCCG ATGGAGCTGTTTGAGTTCCTATCTGGAAACATGGAGGTCTCAGAGTTGCCAGACTCATCAGTCCCGTCAACACCGTGTAAAAACAGGCCCTGCAGCTCACAG GTGAAAATGGCAGTGAGAAATGTTTTCTGCTCCTATCTGAATTTGCTCGTGAACTCCAAGAACGACATGGCCTTGGCACATACACTTGATGTCCCCAGTCGCACACTTGGACAGCAAGCATTTACAGACATAAAGCATGCTGCACGCAACGGCAACACTTCTCTCTTCTTG GCTGTGACATCTTTTGTGCGGGCTATCCAGCTAGGAGGAAAAGGCTATGCTCCAGCTGAGTCTGACCCGCTGAGGAAACATGTCAAAGGCCTGTCTGAATTTGTGCACTTTCTGGACAACCTGGAAGAAATACTAGGGGAGACCGCTGACCCAAG TGTATGTGGAGCCAGGCTGGTGACCACTATTAGGGCTTTGCTGGTGAAGGGACGTAGCAGTGGAGATGCAGTGTATGTTGCAGCTGAAGAGATGACAAAAGAACTGAAGGAGAGGATCTGCCAGCTACTCCAGATCCAAAAACAAACTGCTAATGGAAGTGGAACTGGGATAAGCCCTGCCAGG cCAAAAGCTTATGCCGTTAATCATGACACTGCATACGGAGGTCGGGACACTGTGAAGGTGCTGATGTCGATGCTGGATGAAGAAGCCCTAACTCCTCCTTGTCAGAACAAGGCAGTCCTGCTGTCTGAGGACCAGCCTGTCCTCAGTGGAGCTGAGAGAACCTGCATCCTCACATTGTTCAG ATCCCCTGAAATAGCTACTGGATGTTCTCCAGAACCCCTAAGGAACCGAGTTCAGAGCCGGCTAGACCTGCTGAAACCCAAG GCCAGAGACAAAGTTATCCAATCCCAGTTTGCCTGCACATACAAAGATGATGAACTGCCACTCAACCGTGTGCTGGAGTTCCCCAGCACCAGCCAGGTCTCCTCCTGTGTGCACCCAGCACCCAAACTCAAACCCACCACAGCTGTGGATGAAGGGTGCGGTTCTGATGTGGAGGGCACACCCTCAG aTTGTCACACTTGCTTATGCTTTGTTTCAGTCTCTCCAGCCAAGCCTACTTCTAAATGTCCATATAAGGAACAGAGTGGTGTACAGCGGGGGGTTGCTCTCGGGCCAAGAAGTGGAAATACTGACAATAGCAGTGCAGGTCTGGGCAATAGAAAGAAAACTCACATCCAGAGCAAGGGTAACAAGAGGAAGCAGGTGGATTCTGAACAACATGGAGGATCAGAGAATGAGCCTCCAGAGAAGAAACGGCCTACTAGTGTCTCAGTCAAAATGCGTGGTAAGAATGTCAGCAAGGCCTCAAGTAAGAAGCTGATACCTGGACAGGGAAAGCTAACCAGCTTCTTCAGAGTCTAA
- the pmch gene encoding pro-MCH, with protein sequence MTTVFSVLFTLILFSDMSSHFLTIAMPATKVDDGRTDQDSLGFLLGDEPMTEPVLVPRVYRQSLMLDNNVRDEDKNTRLIMPDMRLRGHSIRGMNPAFIGKLPLLTDQSLRHIPDEYSLKVDRRDTDIDILRCMIGRVYRPCWEV encoded by the exons ATGACCACCGTCTTCTCAGTGCTGTTTACTCTAATACTGTTCTCGGACATGAGCAGCCATTTCCTCACCATAGCCATGCCTGCAACTAAAGTAGATGATGGCAGAACAGATCAAGACAGCCTGGGTTTTTTACTGGGGGATGAGCCCATGACTGAACCTGTTTTGGTTCCTCGTGTGTACCGACAAAGCCTCATGCTAGACAACAACGTCAGGGATGAAGATAAAAACACTAGACTGATCATGCCG GACATGAGGCTGAGAGGACACAGCATTCGTGGAATGAATCCGGCTTTTATTGGGAAACTTCCTCTACTTACAGATCAAAGCTTGAGACACATTCCTGACGAATACAGTTTGAAAGTGGATCGAAGGGACACTGACATTGACA tACTGCGGTGCATGATAGGAAGAGTGTACAGACCCTGCTGGGAGGTGTAA
- the parpbp gene encoding PCNA-interacting partner isoform X2: MESFGDRLKLMVKTFRRECHRVLQSERTTIHGADGMLMVLQLAMADVNKQHGRDFKVALSDVLMVWKHLLLDKLHLPPPNFARLENYDLILEAYESFLKRSNTVDLVDIFSMYKQLRIVDSDPEEHVSPMELFEFLSGNMEVSELPDSSVPSTPCKNRPCSSQVKMAVRNVFCSYLNLLVNSKNDMALAHTLDVPSRTLGQQAFTDIKHAARNGNTSLFLAVTSFVRAIQLGGKGYAPAESDPLRKHVKGLSEFVHFLDNLEEILGETADPSVCGARLVTTIRALLVKGRSSGDAVYVAAEEMTKELKERICQLLQIQKQTANGSGTGISPARPKAYAVNHDTAYGGRDTVKVLMSMLDEEALTPPCQNKAVLLSEDQPVLSGAERTCILTLFRSPEIATGCSPEPLRNRVQSRLDLLKPKARDKVIQSQFACTYKDDELPLNRVLEFPSTSQVSSCVHPAPKLKPTTAVDEGCGSDVEGTPSVSPAKPTSKCPYKEQSGVQRGVALGPRSGNTDNSSAGLGNRKKTHIQSKGNKRKQVDSEQHGGSENEPPEKKRPTSVSVKMRGKNVSKASSKKLIPGQGKLTSFFRV; the protein is encoded by the exons ATGGAGTCTTTCGGAGACCGTCTGAAGCTAATGGTGAAAACCTTCAGGAGAGAGTGCCACAGGGTTTTACAGTCTGAGAGGACCACCATTCATGGAGCAGATGGCATGCTGATGGTGCTGCAGCTGGCCATGGCAGATGTAAATAAACAG CACGGCAGAGACTTCAAAGTGGCTCTGAGTGATGTCCTGATGGTCTGGAAACACTTACTTTTAGACAAACTTCACCTGCCACCCCCTAACTTTGCACGCTTGGAGAACTATGACCTCATCCTGGAGGCATATGAATCCTTCCTGAAACGCTCTAACACAGTGGACCTGGTTGATATCTTCTCCATGTACAAACAGCTGAGAATAGTAGACTCGGACCCAGAAGAGCACGTGAGCCCG ATGGAGCTGTTTGAGTTCCTATCTGGAAACATGGAGGTCTCAGAGTTGCCAGACTCATCAGTCCCGTCAACACCGTGTAAAAACAGGCCCTGCAGCTCACAG GTGAAAATGGCAGTGAGAAATGTTTTCTGCTCCTATCTGAATTTGCTCGTGAACTCCAAGAACGACATGGCCTTGGCACATACACTTGATGTCCCCAGTCGCACACTTGGACAGCAAGCATTTACAGACATAAAGCATGCTGCACGCAACGGCAACACTTCTCTCTTCTTG GCTGTGACATCTTTTGTGCGGGCTATCCAGCTAGGAGGAAAAGGCTATGCTCCAGCTGAGTCTGACCCGCTGAGGAAACATGTCAAAGGCCTGTCTGAATTTGTGCACTTTCTGGACAACCTGGAAGAAATACTAGGGGAGACCGCTGACCCAAG TGTATGTGGAGCCAGGCTGGTGACCACTATTAGGGCTTTGCTGGTGAAGGGACGTAGCAGTGGAGATGCAGTGTATGTTGCAGCTGAAGAGATGACAAAAGAACTGAAGGAGAGGATCTGCCAGCTACTCCAGATCCAAAAACAAACTGCTAATGGAAGTGGAACTGGGATAAGCCCTGCCAGG cCAAAAGCTTATGCCGTTAATCATGACACTGCATACGGAGGTCGGGACACTGTGAAGGTGCTGATGTCGATGCTGGATGAAGAAGCCCTAACTCCTCCTTGTCAGAACAAGGCAGTCCTGCTGTCTGAGGACCAGCCTGTCCTCAGTGGAGCTGAGAGAACCTGCATCCTCACATTGTTCAG ATCCCCTGAAATAGCTACTGGATGTTCTCCAGAACCCCTAAGGAACCGAGTTCAGAGCCGGCTAGACCTGCTGAAACCCAAG GCCAGAGACAAAGTTATCCAATCCCAGTTTGCCTGCACATACAAAGATGATGAACTGCCACTCAACCGTGTGCTGGAGTTCCCCAGCACCAGCCAGGTCTCCTCCTGTGTGCACCCAGCACCCAAACTCAAACCCACCACAGCTGTGGATGAAGGGTGCGGTTCTGATGTGGAGGGCACACCCTCAG TCTCTCCAGCCAAGCCTACTTCTAAATGTCCATATAAGGAACAGAGTGGTGTACAGCGGGGGGTTGCTCTCGGGCCAAGAAGTGGAAATACTGACAATAGCAGTGCAGGTCTGGGCAATAGAAAGAAAACTCACATCCAGAGCAAGGGTAACAAGAGGAAGCAGGTGGATTCTGAACAACATGGAGGATCAGAGAATGAGCCTCCAGAGAAGAAACGGCCTACTAGTGTCTCAGTCAAAATGCGTGGTAAGAATGTCAGCAAGGCCTCAAGTAAGAAGCTGATACCTGGACAGGGAAAGCTAACCAGCTTCTTCAGAGTCTAA